The genomic stretch TCCAAGGAGCCACTGCCCTTGTTCTTGCGGCTGAGGGGGAAAGCAGACTTGCTCTGGGGCTGGGTCATCTTGCTGGCCAGGTAGATGAAGGGCTCCAGCAGAGAACGGCGGTCGGCCACAGATACCTCCCAGAGCTTCACCTTCTCGGACTTGGCCCAGTGCTGAGCCACGTCGGGGTCGACACGCCGCTGCTCCTGCAGGTCACACTTGTTGCCCAGGACCACGATGGTGACCTGGGGAAGACGGACAGAGCAGAGACCTGAGGATGCGCCATGGACCTCAGGCCTGGGTGTGACGGCTGGCACCTACCTAGGAGTCCTAAGAGAAGGGAAAGTCTCAACGGCTAACGTTTCACCTCTTCCTATATTAGAAACAATGGGGAGAGGAAGATGGTCGCTTtgtctccttcccctgctcaaaTTCTGGCCTCCATCTGGCCCTCCCTCCGGGAGTTCCCTTACAAGCCCTGTATCACCTACGCCTGCTCATTACTAGCAATCAGTCTGTCTGTCTAAGCAACTCGTGAGGGAGCAGCCCCAAATGCCTGCAGTTTACCGGGGGATTTGGGAACAGAAGGGCCTTCACAGCTAAGAACAAGGAACAATCATCAAGAAAGACTGGTGAGGGCTTCCAGAGTTAGATCAGTAACCTCTGAAACTAAAGAAAAGCCTCTCTGGTTGAGCTGCCTCAACACACGGCCGCCTCCAGGGGGAAGACCGCCTTCAGTGGCCTCCATTCCCACTCCAGCTCCAGAGCCATGCCAGGCTCCCCATGCCAGGGCCCAATCCCTTTTATCACCAgtgcccccccaacacacacacctcctTCTTGTCCTTGGATTTGTCGATCTCCTTCTTGAGCAGCTCCACCCGCTGAAAGGACTCTCGGCTGTCCGTGCTGTAGACCAGGACATAGCCGTCAGTGCAGGAGAAGCAGTGCCGGGGCAGTTCAGCCCCATCTCGGAGCCCCCGGGTGTCGTAGAAACGCACCTGCTCCCGCACCCCCCGGTCGGTCTCAATGGAGCCCACGTAGATGTCTTCCTGGGTCTCAATCATCTCAGAACCTGGAacgaaatgaagagagaaaacttGTTTAtagagagaaggaagatgggAAACATGAGTGACTGAGTATATCCTAACAGGCTtaccagccagagagagagaggaatgtgGGGCCGAGGAGAGAGGGCCAGGGACTGACAGTCCGGGAGGACTGGATGACTTGGGTGTGGGAGGAACAGATATTAATCTCATGCTAATCCCATGCTAAGCAAAAGTGTGACTTGAGAGCTTTTCTTCCCTATCTCAAGTATTGGGTTTCCTCTCTCGTAATTTCAATGTTAGGGTTGGGGTCATTATGCAGATTTTACTCTGTGAGGTacaatcaccaccaccagcagcttTTAGCCTTTTCGTGTTGTGATCAAATCCTACTTATTTTTCAACTTCTCCCACCACACCCCCGCCCAACAACACTCACCTACTACATGGTTCCCATACAGAAGCTGCTCCAGGATTGAAGTTTTGCCCACAGATGCTTGGCCACACACGACCACCTTGCAGCTCTTCCCCATGCTTAGCCTTCAACCTTGAAAAACAGAAGCACAATGGGTGAAATGGGATGAAAAAACAGAGGGCAGACCCCCCCGTCACTGAGAGCCCAGATTCTGGACAGAATACACAGCCCCAGGGATTCAGCACTGCCTGTCCCCTGCTCGGGTCTGGGGTATTGGAATGATGTGTCTATGTTGGCTACTAGACAGTGAGCTAtactttattcatctttattaTAACCAGTACAGGACCAGTAACTGGCTCAGGGCAGGTTGTCCGTAAATGTTGCCATAAAGGGGGAAGAGAGTCTCTGGTTTAAAGGAACCACTGCCCAGGTTCCCTTCTGTGCACAAGATGTGGAAGACCAGTTGCTGAAGGAGCTCTGGCCCAGCCTCCAGTCCTGAACCAGGACTCCATGGAGAAATAAGCAGGAATGCTGTTTTGTGTGGATCTGTCCTAAGCTACTCTTCACCGGGAGATGGAGCAAATAAGGAGGGTATTTTATTTTCGTGTGTGATTTATCCGGACAAGAATTAATTCCCTCTAATTCCCAGTCAAGTCCATGGCTAAGACGAAGAACATCAGACAACaaggaaaagagtgaaagaaTCTAAGGGGAAAGGGCTTCGGAAAGGAGAAAATCTGTTTTGCCCTTGAACTGACAAAGCAGGATGAGGAGGCTCAGACACAGAAACCCCTTCCCCGAAGAGACCCCAGGCAGAGATCTCGTCGAAGGCATCCCGAACACAGGCTTCCCGGAAGGAACCCCAGACCAAGATTGCCCCAGAGAGCAGATACAGATGTGCTCCCAAAAGGCGTCCCAAACAGTGACCTCTCAAGTAAACTCCTGATACAGACCCCTCCTCCCGCCTGCGGGGCCCGCAAGTAAGGGATACCCTTAAGAGAGACGACTGCCAGAGGGCTTCCACCACCGATTTCCCCCGGAGGGGGGAGGCCCAGAAGGAATCGGAGGCAGAGCCCCTCCACCTAAGGCGGCCCGGACGCGGTGGCCTCCCAATTCCGTACCTCCCGGAGCCTTCGCAGCACCCCGGCCGGGCCCCTCCAGCCGCGCCGGgaccaggggaggggcagcacAGCCACAAgttctctgcttctcctcccggTTCCTTCCAGGCTCCGTCTGGCCCCGCCCCCCAGCTTCCGTCCGGCATGACCAATTCCGGCGGCGGCCAGCAGGAGCCGAACACGCAGCGCCCCCAGAGGCAGGCGGGGAGAATGACAGGAGCTGGGCTGCCTGTGCACCTGAGCACACGGTTCTAGGCTCTCTGGATGCGGGGTGCTGGTGTCTCTGATGCCCAAATGTTCTTTCTCTAAAGGCTACCATAGCGTAGTAACACTTTTTTTATTCAGTCGTTTATTCGTCAGATGTcttctgagcacctactctgtgccaggtacaaAACCACATGCTGAGGAAAAAATGGATGAATTAGACAAGGTAGCTGCTCGTTAGAACTCACTGTCCAGAGGACCTGGACACCTAAACCAACAATTACAGCACAGCACGGTGAGAAGTCTTACCGCGGTGCTATGGGAGCACAGCAAAGGGCATTTCACTTCAGGAACAGCGGGCATCATGGATAACTTCCTGAAGGAGGTTATGTCTGTTTTGAGATTTGAAGGGTGTGGGAGGAAACGGGCAAAAGTCATGGCATTTTCTAGAACTACAAGTATTTGGGGTGATATTGATTGTGGAAAGGAGGCAAATAATCAAAGACCTTGTGTGGTAGGTCAAAGAGTTCAAACTGTATCCTAACAGCAGTAGAAAGCCATTGATAGATTTTATGCCCATGAAGTGACATGatcagtttttgcttttaagaaagtCATTGGCAGAAGAGTAAAGAATGGAGAGAGATGAGACGGGGACCCAGTTAGGAGACTATGGTAGTATTCCAAGTTTTAAGAATAACAATGATAAGAGCCTGAATTGGGATGGAACAGAGAGAGATTTAGAAGACATTTGGTAGGAGAATCAAGACTTGGTGATAAGTTGGGAGTCAGGAGTGAGAAAGAGGGAGTTTGTGATGTCTGCTATCCTTCTAATTTGGTGACCAGTTGAATGGTGAATCGATTTGACAAGGAATTCAGGAAAAGAGAATCAAGTactgcatttgtttttttcttttgttgaaaagTGGGGAGAGAATGATAAGGTCAACTTAAATATGTTATGTCTCCAGGATTTGTGAAACACCCAAGTGATCCAGTAGATAGTTGGATATGGAGATCTAGAACTCACAACTGAGAAGTCTAGGTTGGAGGTATCAACGGAGTTCAGCGTCATTTACAGCTAAAATTAAAGCTATGAGAGTAAATGAGTTGGCTTAGATGCAAAGAACACAGTGGGAAGACAGTCTAAAGACAGGTTAGCTTCCTGCAGTAGACGGTAGACAGCGAGCCATTAGCAGGCAGGGCAGGTGGTCTGTGAGTCTGTGCCCTCCCAACCTAGCACAAAGTAGGCACTTTGGAGAGGCTAGTGAATGATTGGCTGGATGAATGacttctctcttcccacccactGAGACTCTCCCATCCTTCCCTACCCAGTGGTGGGTGTGGTTTCTGCTCCCTTAGCACTGTGATTGGCAGGACCTTGCAAGAAGCCTACTGAGAATGGAGCATACAATGGAAGAATGGAGGAAAGGAGTCCAGCCTTTTTAAATTCACTTGCCCCCTTATTTTAGTTCCTcttaactctaaaaaaaaattttttttttaagattttatttatttgacagagagcgtgacagccagtgagagagggaacacaagcaggggagtgggagaggaagcaggctcctagcggagcagggagcccaatgcggggctcaatcccagggctctgggatcacgccctgagccgaagacagaggcttaacgactgagccacccaggagcccttaaCTCTAAAATTTTAACCTCAAACTCACCCAATTTAACCTCAGAAAACTCCAGTTTAATTCATACCCACAAATACTATCGGTTTGGGTGAGCGAGTTACTACAAAGATGATTGGGCTGTGTTCTTGCCCTGAGTTCCCAGTTCAGACTGCATTCGGCAAGGCAAGCGTGCTGAGCAGGGTGTTTCTATAAAGGGTGAGAGTACTGGGGACACTACGGAGCAGGGACCTCACCCTGCAAGCTGCCTTATAAACTCTAGGGCAGGGTCTGGGGCGCCGTGCCACCCTCCCTAGGCTTAATGCTGAGATGGCACTCCCAGGCAGCTGACATGAAAGCAGCCTCATAAAAGGATCAGCGTCATTAGGGTGATGAACCAGTTGCTGCTTGGAGATCCAGAGGGGATGAAAGGCGCGGGGTGAAGACGCCCTGCGTTCTCCTGGCTTGGTTGGGCAGGGCTTCCAAGGGCCGATGAAAGCTGGAGGAACTGGGCTCAAAGTGTCTTCTTGCCTTTCCCGGGAGGAAGCTGTGGACAGGTCGGGAAGGTAGTAGTGGGGGATCTTTTCCTCCGGAGTCCTGGGTCATCGAGCCCTCGACCCAACTCGACTCTCCTGAACCTTACTGGAGACTCTCTAGGATTGGAAGTTGCTATGGCAACGAAGCTCTCAGCATACTGAGGACAACTCAGGCCTAGAGAGGCGTCACCCTCTTGTAACCCCCCACTTCGGACCCGCGGATAAAGTGGCGCCCCCTACGCACAGGAACCGTCCCTGGGCCCCCGCCCCGGCGCGGAGACCACCGTGGACCTCCGGGGGCGGGAGGCCGCTCTGGCCCCAAGAGGAGCCTCTCGCTGGTAGACGGGCCCGAGGGAGCCTCTCTGGGCGCAGCGCCGCTGAGCTGCTCGATGCTCCAGCCGGAAGTGCTCTTCACCGCCTGCCTCCCACCCGCCTCTCTGGTCCCGGCGGTAAGATGGCGGCTGCCGCGGAGTGCGATGTGGTAATGGCGGCGACCGAGCCAGAGCTGCACGACGACGAGGAAGCGAAGAGGTAGCCGGGTAGTGGGGGAGTGGAAGGGGTGAGCTTCAGCTCCGTGACCCCGGGAAACCCGTCCCTGCCATGATGCAGCCCCTGTTGAGGCGATGCCCCGCCCTCCGCGACCCCCCCAACTGATATAAGTCCGGATAGACCCCCTGAAGGGGCGCTCCCGGAGGTCGgccctcccctcctgcttccGCCTGGCTGGGAAGCGGAGGCACAGCCTCCGTTCTTCGGCCAGGAGGAACGTCGCTCTTATTGTAGAGGCCGGGTCTCTGAGGGGATTTCAGAGGTCtgttgtggggtgggggaggctgcgCGGCGACGATAACGACGATAACGACATCGCCCCCGTCCCCCCCTTCTCTTGTTAACTTCTATGCATTGTTGTCTATCAGCACTTTGCATCTACAAAGCCCTTGTTCTCCTTGCCCCCTGTTCTCCTCACCCCCGTTGCTCAGTAACGTACCCCCAGTGACCACTAGCCTGGGTCCGAGTGTGTCTCCATTGTTGACCTGGCGCCCCTTCTCCGTACCCCAGAAGTCGGagatgagggagaaagaaggaagagtgaGGGCCCTGTCTCATGCTCTACACGTCAAACTCCTGCCCCTCCGTCCTTCCGGAGGAAGATCCTCATTCTTCCCAGTACTGTTCTTTCTTAAGTTAAGCAGAGAGGAAGGCAGCTGCTTGGGCGCTGTTGGCACTGTTGGGCGGCCGCAGTGGCTCGAGATTGCCAGTCTGGACTAGCCAAGGGAGCTGCTGAGTGAGTGGTTTTCGAGAACACTCTGGATTCTGGCTACAGCTAAGGCAGGTTATTGGAAGTGGGTTGGAACACAGTTGTGGGTAGTCATACTTGTGCTAATCCTGAAGGAGAATTAAGGAAAAAGTTCTGGAAGCCCGGAGCGCTTTCCTTATCAACTGCAGATTAATTGGCTACAGTTCCCTCAGTCTCCTTCCCTCATCTTTCATATCTTTGTTCTAAACCCTGTATGGCTTCAGTCTGCCTTTCATGAGATCTGAAACCAGgattctgagaattttttttactatCCAAGTTAGAAATACAGGAGGTACTCACTATGGCAGAATGAATAGCTATCAAGCTTCAGGGTAGTTCACTGCAGCCTGTGTCCCAAGATCTGTTGAGAACAGAGAGGCTTGACAAAGTGTGTAGTGAGTACCCGGAATAATAGAGACGGCAGGACACCAGAGTCTAGTCACTGTTCTTAGTTTTGAGTTTTCACATACCTAGTGCTTCTCAGGTATTTGGGATTAAGCATCATTAAGGAACTGCAAGATGGGAAACACACCTCCCACACCCCTAACCCCAAACAGACAGAGCTTATATTAATTACAAGGATTTACTTGGTATTGTAAAGCGttcagtggggtttttttgtgtgtgccatAAATAGGGACTTGGGCTCTATGTAGTAATTTGAAAAAACCCTCTCCCGCTTAGTTTGTCCCTAATTGGGGTTTTACTTCAAAGCCCTCTATCTATAGCAGGTccttctttaaacaaacaaagaaacacgGCCTCATAAAATTATAGTAAATGAACCtgaagatatattaaaaaatgcaaaataggtGATGCTGTAACATGACCACATGACACAAAAACATAATATTTGGTAGCAGTGCAGCAGAATGAGGAGGGAGGGGTGTTGGCTTGGGTTAACTGCCTTATTTCGTGGAATTTAAGATGTCATTGATTGTAAAATGCACAGTTGTTTTATCTACCGCTgagaaaaaatactgtaaatttAACTGTGAAAAAATACATCGTTGCTAAATAGACTTATAcgtaatacatatttatatagatctcttttagttaaaataaaacagatactGATATATCACTTATGTGagcaaatcaaaaggaaaatatagtgaaataaacaaaatcagtttGACTTTCTGCCGTATAAGTCATCCTTAGGAGAGTAAACGCTGGGCTCTGTTAGTAAGAAAAAAACCTTGTTTATGTATGGTTTTCCAATGCTGAAAATGCGGTGATGATGTAGAAGTTTTGGAGGAAGgtggttttacatttttcatgTATTCTGTAATCCTGTGTAGCCATAGCAGAGGGCAGGGATAGGGACATCCCTTCAGATGCCCTTTAGTCATTTGGCCAAGTTtgtgtcttttgttacagtccTACTACCAGTTCACTTGGGGACATGGGAGTTAATGGGTCTCTTGGGTTGTTTTTGTGAAGTCCAGCAAGGAGTCCTTCCTTCCTTGCGTCTTGGCTCAAGGGCATGCTGCTGCTACTAAATTGTTACAGtcccacgggggtgggggggcaaagtGAGAAGAGCTTTCAAGACGCGGGGCCTCATGGTTGCAGCATTTTAAATGGCtgcatgttttatttcattagctTTAGTGTctctaaagagaaaagaatggactttttttttttttttgcctgtcaCTCTGACAAAGTTCTTTTTCCCCCATAGCAGCTGAGAGGCTAAAATAAAAGATGTATTAGTTGGCACTCCAAAATAGATCAGGGTTCTGAACGTGAagattgtttatttctctttgccCACCAGAACAGAAAAAGCTGCTTGGGGAGCCAGAGAGCTAAATTTCAGAGGTTTTACAATTcagctaatttaatttaatttaatttcaggCCTCACTTTCCTGGGAAGTTGCTGATTGCTGTATCTGATATGTGAATACCTGTCTCCAGCGAAGGCTCTCTGGTCACCTTTCCTGGGGTGGGGAAGTGTCTGTAGGTAGTCTTTATTATGGTAAAATCGAAGGATTTCGAGTTCCTCATCAATAGAGGAAACACTTCTGTGTCTCAGCATGTATCCGGTGTGACTGAACAATAGGGCCTAAAGGAACCAATGGAAGCGTAGGTTTAGGAAGTAGAACATCCTTATCTGATTCCTTGATCTGATGATCTCTGTATCTGTTTTCACGGGGGACTCAAGCAAGAACACTAGATCCTTTCTCAGTATCCAGGTGTAGTAAACTCTGTagagtttgctttttgtttctctattCATATCGGTGGTGGGAAGCACCGAACCCTGAATCCATATCTCAGGGTCTGCTGCCGTTGCTGTTGATTTACTACAACTTCCTGGGACATTTTGAAGTTCATGGCCATAACCGGAAGAGCTTGTGCGGATGCCTTCCCCAgctcttcttcctctgttttaAATTCTTAGGTATTTGTCTCTCTAAACTTTCTCTTGAAGTTCCAGGATAGGCAGCTAGACATTTCAGTAAGCCCACAAGCTGAATGGGATATTATCTTTGACCTTAAATTCACATCAGTGAAAACACTGCTTTCagccttcattttcattttgatatagtTGAAGTGTGGGGTCAGAGGTGAAGAAATGGGAGATGGGACAAATAAGTCATGGTTAAGGATAAAGCTAGGAATACAGAATCCTGAACACCAGGATTGAATTTGGTTAGTTACTTGATTAATTGAACCTGATATTAGCAAGTAGCAAGATTGttaaatcaggggtgcctggctggctccgtcgatAGAGCATacacccttgatcttggggttgtgagttcaagccccacgttgggtgtagagattacttaaaaatcttttaaataattataactgGACTTAAGGTACAGAGGAAGGGTCTCTCTGTCCTTGCTGCTTTAATTCAGGTCCACATACTAACCAGAACCAGAAACCAAATTGAGCCAAGTTGAATGGCAGTTGCTCTAGTGTCTAGTCCATTCCCAACGACCAGAAATCTGATTGGCTTAAAACCCAGGCTTATTGAACATTCCGGCCAATCAGGAATTAGTGTAGTCATTGAAGCtactattttaaaagtttttaaaagctgAGTACTGGGCActtgcctttgcttttcttctctagGACTTTAGAAGATTGGAGAACAATGGTCAGCGGCTGCCTAGGTGCCTTGTGGTCTGATGCACAGTCCCTCTGAGAGCCCATTTCTCCCTTACTCCACTAATGTTTGGTCCCTTTTCTCCAGTGCTGAGTGATGTGGAAGTTACTTAGAGGTCGTTCCAGGTATTCTTTTAAACTGTCTGAATTTCAGCAGTAAGAGCAGGATTCATGACACAAGTTATCCCACTATCTGTTCATTTTATTGGATTGACAATAGTTTTTCTTCCCCATCTAAATCAGAATAGCAGTTCCTGTGTTTTATCCACCATCGGCAGGGGTATGAGTGGTTGAGACTTTAGAGAATGAAAATATGAAGAGGAGTATTTGACTTTCAGAGTCTAATTCTGACCCCTAATCTATTGTCGTAGGACTTAAAGTTTTTGTGGGGAGGCCAGATTGTCAGATAAGCAAAGTGTTAACCATCTCTTCTGATTTTGTTACTAGGTTTTTGGGGAGGGTGTGTGAGGCAAGCAACATTTTCTCTAATACTTGGGGAGTTTCTATCCTGAGAGTTCTTACTCTGGCAGTTTGCTCTGATAGTCAACCACCTGTTAAAGTAAGGAACCCAAGAgaactttatttttgtaagaacTTTAGAAGCCACATACCAGTTGACAGTCTAGACTCCCCACTCTggttcccacctccacccccacctccccaaaaaACTCAGAAAGCAGCCTTTTTCTTAATTATAGTTCCTTAGTTCTAGATTTTTGTGGGTGCTAATGTCCCGACGAGGGTAGTAGGAGATGTCACAGAATGGGGAACTAAGGGATAGAAAATGGTGGGTTTTGGGGTATGTTATGAAAGCAAGCCTCTGGCTGTTGCTAAAAGGCCAGTGACTTATGTCCTCAGAGTGGCTTCTGAGAAGCTTGTTTCTCAGAATCAGCTTTATGGTTGGGTCTCCTTTCCCCTGGAGTAAAGCTTAGGTATACCAATGCCACAGATCGTGACACCTCCCATTTAAGGAACTAGCATAAATTTATCGTGGTTGAGTCACCTGTTTTGTGTGAATATCTTTGTGTGTGCAATAATAGGATTTCTGTCTGGGTCGAGTGATGAGTTGGTTGCTTCCCCCCCCACTGAATATGACATCGCCAACTCCAGTGTGTTGCCTGGTGTCCTTCCCTACTCGAGCAGTAGAGAGTGCTACTGTGTTGTGTAGACTGTATCTGTGACTCCACATGGTCCTTTCTAGCTCTGCCCCTGTTgaggctcccccccccaccccccgaatgTCCAGAAAGAGAACAGTTTGAACTGGTACATTAATGagttttcttcatcttcatctccTCCCCTCTTTTTGGGAGAAGGGTGGGTATTTTAATTGTGCTTTAAAGTGAAAGCAGAAGCTGTTTATTCTAAAGCAAATTGGGTAAAGGAAACTGGGTAGCCCACTTTTATCACCCGGTAGCAGTTGGAGAGCCCtctgtctgttttctttggacCGTTATGAAGCCTTTATTCACACCCAGCATGTGGCACCTTGCATTCAGCAAGCACTAAATCCGTGGAGTTGCTCCACCTACCTGTATAAAACTTGTCATTTCTTCCCTAGACTAGTTAGAAAAGAACGAGTAGTATGCATTTCGTAAGATGGAATAAAAGGCTCCCAGGCTTCTTTGACTTCATTCTCTCATGGAGGCCAGAGGGAGTACAACATGAAACAGGCCCTGTGACATGCCTTTGGGGACAAGAGGTCTTGGactgtgggaaggagggaggaatttACTCTGAGACTGGCCAAGATCCCGTAAATTCTAAAGGGTGGAGGATGTTTCTAGATCAACAGACAACTAGTAAACTTGGCTGAATAAAAGAAATGGGTGCACCAGTCATAGAGTGAAGGCGACATTTTGGAAGTAGTAAGTATAGTAAGAATGCATAAAGGATATTTGACTCAGGGGCagtataaatttttattgttaatagGTATCTTCTTCCGAGATTCTTCCTGCCAGTAAAGTAGTCTCCAGAAGCAGAGGCCCTGAAACACTCCTTTGCTCTAACAAAAGAAATCATCTTGTCCtgagttgtatttttattt from Ursus arctos isolate Adak ecotype North America unplaced genomic scaffold, UrsArc2.0 scaffold_24, whole genome shotgun sequence encodes the following:
- the NKIRAS2 gene encoding NF-kappa-B inhibitor-interacting Ras-like protein 2 gives rise to the protein MGKSCKVVVCGQASVGKTSILEQLLYGNHVVGSEMIETQEDIYVGSIETDRGVREQVRFYDTRGLRDGAELPRHCFSCTDGYVLVYSTDSRESFQRVELLKKEIDKSKDKKEVTIVVLGNKCDLQEQRRVDPDVAQHWAKSEKVKLWEVSVADRRSLLEPFIYLASKMTQPQSKSAFPLSRKNKGSGSLDG